In bacterium, the following are encoded in one genomic region:
- a CDS encoding peptidoglycan bridge formation glycyltransferase FemA/FemB family protein, giving the protein MQIKEITSKSDWEGFLITQNSNTFLHGWNYGVMQEKLGEKVIRFGCYENDVLVGVAMGVSVTARRGKFLFCPHGPIVVNNDSEKTEALILALKKSAQEISSAFLRISPLELQDGKNAELYKKLGMRPAPMHMHAETMWVLDIKPFEEDLMKGMRKTTRNLVRRAERDGVKIRISRDAKDLDVFEQLYKETADRENFVGFSRKYLEAEFNALVNDGQVFIALAEYQGDVISTALITVYGNTGFYHQGASTRKHAKVPGAYLLQWEIIRELKRLGIQRYNFWGISDDIKHPWAGLSLFKQGFGGYREDYLHAQDLPLKPSYWLTYIIEQIRRKKRGY; this is encoded by the coding sequence ATGCAAATAAAAGAAATCACGAGTAAGTCGGACTGGGAAGGATTCTTGATAACCCAAAACTCCAACACGTTTTTACATGGTTGGAATTATGGTGTAATGCAGGAAAAACTCGGCGAAAAAGTAATTCGTTTTGGGTGTTACGAAAATGATGTTCTTGTTGGTGTTGCGATGGGTGTTTCGGTTACGGCAAGACGCGGTAAATTTTTGTTTTGCCCGCATGGCCCGATCGTTGTAAATAATGATTCTGAAAAAACGGAAGCTTTAATTTTGGCATTAAAGAAATCTGCGCAAGAAATCAGCTCGGCGTTTTTGCGGATCAGTCCGTTAGAATTGCAGGATGGTAAAAACGCCGAACTCTATAAAAAACTGGGGATGCGACCGGCACCGATGCATATGCACGCCGAAACGATGTGGGTTTTGGATATTAAACCTTTCGAAGAAGATTTAATGAAGGGAATGCGTAAAACAACTCGGAATTTAGTGCGTCGTGCCGAGCGCGATGGTGTAAAAATTCGCATCAGTCGTGACGCAAAAGATTTGGATGTTTTTGAACAGCTGTACAAAGAAACAGCGGACCGCGAGAACTTTGTTGGATTTTCACGCAAATATTTGGAGGCGGAATTTAACGCGCTGGTGAATGACGGGCAAGTTTTCATCGCTTTAGCGGAATATCAGGGCGATGTAATTTCCACAGCTCTTATTACTGTTTACGGCAATACCGGTTTTTATCATCAGGGCGCGTCAACGCGCAAACATGCGAAAGTGCCGGGTGCGTATCTGCTCCAGTGGGAAATTATTCGCGAATTAAAGCGTCTTGGGATTCAGCGTTATAACTTTTGGGGTATCTCTGATGATATAAAACACCCTTGGGCGGGCTTATCGCTCTTCAAGCAGGGTTTTGGCGGTTATCGAGAAGATTACCTGCACGCACAGGATCTGCCACTAAAACCGTCATATTGGCTAACATACATAATCGAGCAAATAAGACGCAAAAAACGGGGGTATTGA
- a CDS encoding GtrA family protein, with translation MKLSNLLKIFLSGEFIRFAVVGGIGFCVDFGSYLVMTRILGLRSVFCYGLGEQQSYWTALTQNASETCSVSHFPIILATMISVLLAILSNFLFNKFWTFRKTAGTGDVAKQGLSYFGLNFVTYIMNQLLVGFFVSDFGLLRVFPNYVDVSAKVLAVGIVLFFNFFGSKFLVFRRGE, from the coding sequence ATGAAATTATCTAACTTACTAAAGATTTTTTTGTCTGGAGAGTTTATTCGGTTCGCCGTTGTCGGAGGAATCGGTTTTTGCGTGGACTTTGGCAGTTATTTGGTGATGACACGCATTCTCGGTTTGCGTTCAGTTTTTTGTTATGGCTTAGGTGAACAGCAATCATATTGGACGGCCCTGACGCAAAACGCCAGCGAAACGTGCAGTGTTTCGCATTTTCCGATCATTTTGGCCACGATGATCAGTGTCTTGTTGGCGATATTATCAAATTTTCTTTTCAATAAGTTTTGGACTTTCCGCAAGACTGCCGGAACGGGCGATGTGGCAAAACAAGGTTTAAGTTATTTTGGGTTAAATTTTGTAACTTATATTATGAATCAACTATTGGTTGGGTTTTTTGTTTCCGATTTTGGTCTGCTACGAGTTTTCCCAAACTACGTCGATGTGTCCGCGAAAGTCCTGGCCGTCGGTATTGTGCTTTTTTTCAATTTTTTCGGCTCAAAGTTTTTGGTGTTTCGGCGGGGGGAATAG
- a CDS encoding glycosyltransferase family 39 protein: MTPANRKILVGIILLLAIFGRFWHITTMPGGLFPDQAANGEDAISILHGHLQPFYERGNGREALFFYLQAVLIAIFGIGVWPMFFASALVGTATVYFTYAAGRRMFGDLVGILAGLFIATNQWHVSLSRTGFRAITIPLFMALTVYFFMGLFQTKNPKTRIWQAIGCGVSFGLGWYTYIAFRAFVGVIVIVAVVLLLQSLLRKPRLFGFKMYRGAIVALFLSAVVTMTPLFAYFNNHPGSFAGRSGQVSILNPDINKGNLLGTATDVLEKSILAFFTAGDVNPRHNVPGYPFLSPIPAVFGLIGIIIALIRSIQYLHRLLRGRHTGQTLAFFIMLLLLAIMLVPAVATAEGIPHGLRSIGEIPVVFWLAGIGGAWFIHRLKRLPSLNARRIAMGALLILLALTCVYDLFLYFGVSASLPKYWYEYRSDLTTVSNYLNQRAKLNSGRSYLVLDEFSVQTVHFLTTKYNYPYILLKPEKCETTTIQQGDVIIFNQSTLPDAERYINKHPEIKELMRTKNQFEETTMIVFGLKP; encoded by the coding sequence ATGACACCAGCAAACAGAAAAATATTAGTGGGAATAATTTTGTTGCTCGCGATTTTTGGCAGATTCTGGCACATCACCACCATGCCGGGCGGTCTTTTCCCCGATCAAGCTGCCAATGGTGAGGACGCGATTTCAATTCTCCATGGACACTTGCAGCCATTTTATGAACGTGGCAACGGGCGCGAGGCGCTATTTTTCTACCTGCAAGCTGTCTTAATCGCCATTTTCGGCATCGGCGTCTGGCCAATGTTTTTTGCCTCGGCGTTGGTTGGAACGGCGACGGTGTATTTCACCTATGCCGCGGGCCGGCGAATGTTTGGCGATCTGGTAGGAATTTTAGCCGGGTTATTTATCGCCACGAATCAGTGGCATGTTTCATTATCAAGAACAGGTTTTCGCGCGATCACTATTCCTTTATTTATGGCCCTTACGGTTTATTTTTTTATGGGACTTTTTCAAACTAAAAATCCAAAGACGCGAATTTGGCAAGCCATCGGTTGTGGTGTGTCCTTTGGATTAGGTTGGTACACATATATCGCTTTTCGCGCATTCGTGGGCGTTATCGTGATTGTTGCCGTTGTCTTACTACTGCAAAGTTTACTTAGGAAACCTCGTCTTTTCGGCTTTAAAATGTATCGCGGAGCAATAGTTGCGCTATTTTTATCAGCGGTCGTTACTATGACCCCGCTTTTTGCATATTTCAACAATCACCCTGGGTCTTTTGCCGGTCGATCGGGGCAAGTTTCAATCCTTAATCCGGATATCAATAAAGGAAACTTACTCGGTACGGCAACTGATGTACTGGAAAAAAGCATATTGGCTTTTTTCACCGCCGGTGATGTTAATCCTCGTCACAATGTGCCCGGTTATCCATTTCTGTCACCAATTCCCGCTGTCTTTGGCTTAATCGGCATAATAATCGCACTAATTCGTTCTATTCAATACCTTCATCGCCTACTTCGCGGAAGACACACAGGACAAACTCTCGCCTTTTTTATTATGCTTTTGTTGTTAGCAATAATGCTGGTACCGGCCGTCGCGACAGCAGAAGGAATTCCCCATGGTCTTCGTTCAATTGGCGAAATCCCCGTCGTTTTTTGGCTCGCGGGAATCGGTGGAGCATGGTTTATTCATCGACTAAAAAGATTACCATCACTCAACGCTCGCAGAATTGCCATGGGTGCATTATTGATTCTCTTGGCACTAACATGTGTTTATGATTTATTTCTCTATTTTGGCGTCTCTGCTTCCCTGCCAAAATACTGGTACGAATACCGCAGTGATTTAACAACAGTGAGTAATTATCTTAACCAACGCGCGAAACTCAATTCCGGAAGATCATATCTGGTTTTAGACGAGTTTTCTGTACAAACCGTTCACTTTCTTACGACAAAATATAATTACCCATATATTTTGTTAAAACCGGAAAAGTGTGAAACAACCACCATTCAACAAGGTGATGTAATAATCTTCAATCAATCCACTCTGCCCGACGCTGAGCGATACATAAACAAACATCCGGAAATAAAAGAATTAATGCGTACTAAAAACCAGTTCGAAGAAACGACAATGATTGTTTTTGGATTAAAGCCGTGA
- a CDS encoding glycosyltransferase family 39 protein, translating to MVSRRLLPLPKGGWEGLRKFCAIPFLTHPLPPLNKGGKRDAHNLITTFTLFIILLSAFLIRLTHLTDRSLWFDEAFSWRLIQFPFLEFLQRAAADVHPILYYLILWLWNAPLHILGIDVSLFWLRLLSVLLSFATVLGVYFSGKVLFNSRRVGIIGALLTSVSAFQVQYAWETRMYTLGTLILCFALVYMIKTAQQTETKKIWRDGIILGLLIGALFHVHYFALFSIVGIFIFIGGYLILRLVKKPLVTLRSANTWSLVSGMILSVLIFLPWLTTFLKQRAQVQQSYWIPPMNDWSIPNTMSRLLLGGVSDFSHQTAIICTVLVALLLIIPLLFGRKKGDWLLVSSFIIPFLGAWYLSRGTSIYQDRYFVFASIPLIILLARSISLLPKKFYISSVVALIIAGYGFYTVNQFWTSLHFQDHPGTVTAVQYLRQNANQNEPILVSSSFVYFSVLFHSSVPFFNKEGRPSGRASLIRAGQGEITPPRLYSETGELSHFSGGPILTKDDIVGPEIFQEKPDVIWAVDTTGFGGSKLSVSDEYKLESEKSFSELFGYQGDIVVRKYFKGNP from the coding sequence ATGGTGTCGCGTCGTCTCCTCCCTTTACCAAAGGGAGGTTGGGAGGGATTAAGAAAGTTTTGCGCGATCCCATTCCTAACCCACCCTCTCCCTCCCTTGAATAAGGGAGGGAAACGCGACGCGCACAACTTGATAACTACTTTCACGCTGTTCATCATTCTTCTGTCTGCATTCCTTATCCGCCTTACCCATCTCACCGACCGTTCCCTTTGGTTTGACGAAGCCTTTTCGTGGCGTCTCATCCAATTCCCATTTCTGGAATTTTTACAGCGCGCCGCCGCTGATGTGCATCCGATTCTTTATTACTTAATTCTTTGGTTATGGAACGCGCCTCTCCACATACTTGGAATAGACGTGAGTTTATTTTGGTTGCGTCTTCTTTCCGTACTGCTTTCCTTCGCCACAGTCCTTGGTGTTTATTTTTCTGGTAAAGTTTTATTCAACTCAAGACGCGTTGGGATTATTGGCGCCCTTTTAACGTCTGTCTCCGCCTTTCAAGTGCAATACGCATGGGAAACCAGAATGTACACTCTCGGTACGCTAATTCTCTGTTTTGCGTTGGTATATATGATTAAGACGGCACAACAAACCGAGACGAAAAAAATTTGGCGAGACGGAATCATTTTAGGACTTTTGATCGGTGCGTTATTTCATGTCCACTACTTTGCCCTGTTTAGCATCGTGGGAATTTTTATTTTTATCGGCGGATATTTAATATTGCGTCTTGTTAAAAAACCATTAGTGACTCTTCGCAGTGCCAACACATGGTCATTAGTATCCGGTATGATTTTATCCGTTCTCATTTTTCTGCCCTGGCTTACAACTTTCCTGAAACAGCGTGCCCAAGTCCAACAAAGCTACTGGATTCCGCCGATGAACGATTGGTCGATTCCAAACACAATGTCCCGCCTTCTCTTGGGTGGAGTAAGTGATTTCTCTCATCAAACCGCAATAATTTGCACCGTCTTGGTTGCCTTATTATTAATTATTCCTCTATTATTTGGTCGAAAAAAAGGCGACTGGCTTCTTGTTTCATCATTCATTATTCCATTTCTTGGCGCGTGGTATCTATCACGCGGAACAAGTATCTACCAAGACCGCTACTTTGTTTTTGCGTCTATTCCATTAATTATCTTGCTTGCCCGCAGTATTTCGTTATTACCAAAAAAGTTTTATATTAGTTCCGTTGTGGCGCTAATAATAGCCGGATATGGCTTTTATACAGTCAATCAATTCTGGACATCACTGCATTTTCAAGATCACCCCGGAACAGTCACGGCCGTACAATATCTCCGACAAAATGCCAATCAAAACGAACCAATCCTTGTTAGTTCCAGTTTTGTCTATTTTTCGGTCTTGTTTCACTCAAGCGTTCCCTTCTTTAATAAAGAGGGCCGCCCATCTGGGCGAGCCTCGCTCATCAGAGCGGGGCAAGGGGAGATTACGCCACCGCGTTTATATTCTGAAACAGGCGAACTTTCCCATTTCAGTGGCGGACCGATTCTAACAAAAGATGATATTGTCGGCCCCGAAATATTTCAAGAAAAACCGGATGTAATTTGGGCGGTGGACACAACCGGTTTCGGAGGTTCAAAACTATCAGTATCGGATGAATATAAACTAGAATCGGAAAAAAGTTTTTCGGAACTGTTTGGATATCAAGGAGATATCGTGGTGAGAAAGTACTTTAAGGGTAACCCTTAA
- a CDS encoding DegT/DnrJ/EryC1/StrS family aminotransferase, whose translation MIAISLAPNFETKDALLALKQLFLPWRWRKGTANQRLVAKLQAILGRKEIYTVNSARWGLYLLLQNLRLEKDTEVLLQAFTCVSVPGPVLWNNLKPVYVDILERELTMDPLDLERKITAKSRVIIVQHTFGIPARMDEIMTIAKKHNLIVIEDCAHTLGGKHRDKLLGTIGDASIFSFGRDKAISSVFGGAIMVNNQKVFTSIKSAVAELPLSKNGWVLQQLMHPILFELIIKPLYFTAQIGKIKLVFAQKVGLLSKAIASHEKSGGKPAFECAKLSNALAELACFQLSRLEAFNARRREIVEIYNKELHQSGFDGQSLLRYPIFVDEPRKLLLAARKEKILLGDWYEVIAPKDTDLKAVQYVAGSCPVAESVAKREINLPTYYTLKNSDLKKIVEFTLRTVPKVNGYFRDSP comes from the coding sequence ATGATTGCTATTTCCCTCGCTCCAAATTTTGAAACAAAGGACGCTTTATTGGCACTGAAACAGCTGTTTTTGCCATGGCGTTGGCGTAAAGGTACTGCCAATCAAAGATTGGTCGCTAAATTACAAGCAATACTTGGCAGGAAGGAAATTTATACGGTTAATAGCGCGCGTTGGGGACTATATTTATTGCTTCAGAATTTGCGTCTTGAGAAAGATACGGAAGTTTTATTGCAGGCGTTTACTTGCGTCTCCGTTCCAGGCCCGGTGCTCTGGAATAATTTGAAACCGGTTTACGTTGATATTCTGGAAAGAGAATTAACAATGGATCCTCTTGATCTGGAGCGAAAAATTACAGCTAAAAGTCGGGTAATTATTGTTCAACACACTTTTGGCATACCGGCTCGGATGGACGAAATAATGACGATTGCCAAGAAACACAACTTAATTGTGATCGAGGATTGCGCACATACGCTTGGAGGGAAACATCGCGATAAGCTTTTGGGCACGATTGGTGACGCCTCAATTTTTAGTTTTGGTCGCGACAAAGCAATCTCAAGTGTTTTTGGTGGTGCAATTATGGTTAATAATCAAAAAGTGTTTACTAGTATTAAGTCTGCTGTGGCAGAATTGCCATTGAGTAAAAACGGGTGGGTTCTCCAGCAACTGATGCATCCGATTTTGTTTGAGTTGATTATTAAGCCATTATATTTCACGGCGCAGATCGGAAAGATAAAATTAGTCTTCGCTCAGAAGGTCGGTCTGCTTTCTAAAGCCATCGCGTCACATGAAAAGTCTGGCGGTAAGCCCGCTTTTGAATGCGCAAAATTATCAAACGCGTTGGCGGAACTGGCCTGTTTTCAATTAAGCCGGTTAGAGGCATTTAACGCGCGTCGTCGCGAAATCGTTGAAATATACAACAAGGAATTACACCAATCTGGTTTTGATGGACAGAGTTTATTGCGTTATCCGATTTTTGTTGATGAACCGCGAAAATTGTTATTAGCGGCTCGCAAAGAAAAGATTTTGCTAGGGGACTGGTATGAAGTGATTGCGCCAAAAGACACGGATCTAAAGGCCGTACAATATGTCGCGGGTTCTTGTCCAGTGGCGGAATCGGTCGCTAAGAGAGAGATAAATTTACCGACCTACTACACGCTAAAAAACAGTGACCTAAAGAAAATCGTGGAGTTTACTTTAAGGACTGTCCCTAAAGTAAACGGCTACTTTAGGGACAGTCCTTAA
- the dnaX gene encoding DNA polymerase III subunit gamma/tau has protein sequence MENNISSLNQERTLYRKHRPQALSDVSGQQHILAVIKNALSGGKITHAYLFSGPRGTGKTTIARIIAKRLNCQNAQGSDPCGQCSQCIAFQNKACLDLIEIDAASNRGIDEIRALKDRISLAPTAGKYKVYIIDEVHMLTKEAFNALLKTLEEPPSHAIFILATTELHKVPETIKSRCQTFIFRRASAEQLIERLKKISGIENVEIEDSVLSLIASHSEGCFRDAEGLLGQVISMQSGKISIGDVETMLGVIGFKEIQNFVDNILTRNAQGSLQQLLRVIERGASLRRFADDITRYLRAVATFTIAQTSNESFDPEVMEKLQIHAKSYTLDSFTKLLRLFLRAKSEMRDVTYEELPLELVIMEWCGEVQNTTSLITKTQSVVSQQPIQQPVQPSVLGKMAQPIMNAPIIARESPVPTINRSQDKLATDQRNSMVENLELFEKVMVVWSQFLEKTRTLNPLLLSTLEACKPSIVRGNMLYMITEFNLYKERVTDNQVRESLEDLLASLVGEKILMRVALKSEAVGMRLPEPKSGSTVVVASIESPIAINTNPTAEALAVLGGELVGG, from the coding sequence ATGGAAAATAACATCTCATCTCTAAACCAAGAGCGTACTCTTTATCGTAAGCATCGACCCCAAGCATTGTCGGATGTCTCCGGTCAGCAACATATTTTGGCGGTTATTAAAAATGCTTTAAGTGGGGGGAAAATTACGCATGCCTATCTGTTTTCCGGCCCTCGTGGAACCGGTAAAACTACTATCGCGCGTATTATAGCGAAGCGACTTAATTGCCAAAACGCGCAAGGTTCGGATCCTTGCGGGCAATGTTCACAATGTATTGCGTTTCAAAATAAAGCCTGCCTTGATCTGATAGAAATTGATGCTGCCAGTAATCGGGGTATCGACGAAATTCGCGCCCTAAAAGATCGGATTAGCTTGGCGCCAACAGCGGGAAAATATAAAGTCTATATTATCGACGAAGTGCATATGCTTACCAAAGAAGCATTTAATGCATTACTTAAAACGCTGGAGGAACCGCCAAGTCACGCTATCTTCATTTTAGCCACGACGGAGTTGCACAAAGTTCCCGAGACAATCAAGTCGCGCTGTCAGACTTTTATTTTTCGCAGGGCTTCGGCAGAACAATTAATTGAACGCTTGAAAAAGATTTCCGGGATTGAAAATGTGGAGATTGAAGACAGTGTGTTGAGTTTAATCGCGAGTCATAGCGAGGGTTGTTTTCGCGACGCCGAAGGTTTGCTCGGACAAGTAATTTCAATGCAGAGCGGTAAAATTTCCATTGGCGATGTGGAAACTATGCTTGGCGTAATTGGTTTTAAGGAAATTCAGAATTTTGTTGATAATATCTTGACCAGAAACGCGCAGGGTTCACTTCAGCAATTATTAAGAGTAATAGAGAGAGGCGCATCATTGAGACGCTTCGCGGATGACATCACGCGTTATTTGCGAGCGGTGGCAACTTTTACCATCGCGCAAACTTCTAACGAGTCTTTTGATCCGGAGGTTATGGAAAAATTGCAAATTCACGCGAAAAGTTACACTTTGGATAGTTTTACAAAATTATTAAGATTATTTTTACGTGCCAAATCGGAAATGCGCGACGTAACATATGAAGAATTGCCATTAGAACTGGTGATTATGGAGTGGTGCGGGGAAGTGCAAAACACAACATCATTGATTACTAAAACACAAAGTGTTGTTTCTCAACAACCAATTCAACAACCTGTCCAACCGTCGGTATTAGGAAAAATGGCTCAACCAATTATGAACGCGCCAATAATTGCTAGGGAATCTCCGGTACCTACAATCAATCGCTCACAGGACAAATTGGCGACAGATCAGCGAAATTCCATGGTGGAAAACCTAGAGTTATTTGAGAAGGTAATGGTGGTTTGGTCGCAATTTTTGGAAAAAACGAGGACATTAAATCCGCTTTTGCTTTCTACACTTGAGGCTTGTAAGCCAAGTATTGTAAGGGGAAATATGTTATATATGATTACCGAATTTAATCTCTACAAGGAACGCGTGACAGATAATCAGGTGCGTGAGTCTCTTGAAGACTTGTTGGCAAGCCTGGTTGGTGAAAAAATTCTGATGCGTGTGGCGCTTAAGAGTGAGGCTGTGGGAATGCGTTTACCTGAACCAAAATCTGGTAGCACAGTAGTAGTTGCCTCCATTGAAAGTCCTATTGCGATAAATACAAACCCAACAGCAGAAGCCCTGGCAGTATTAGGCGGGGAATTGGTGGGTGGGTAA